In Balearica regulorum gibbericeps isolate bBalReg1 chromosome 14, bBalReg1.pri, whole genome shotgun sequence, one genomic interval encodes:
- the NIPAL4 gene encoding magnesium transporter NIPA4 isoform X2 gives MEPLETNSSCSNGSLVTLSCLSHRVVCQVINDVDPADSAQDNGTLGNFWVTRLESNYGFYIGLGLAVFSSFLIGSSVILKKKGLLRLVEKGGTRAGDGGHGYLKDWLWWAGLLTMGGGEAANFAAYAFAPATIVTPLGALSVLISAILSSYSLGERLNLLGKLGCMLSLVGSTVMVIHAPEDEEVTTLDEMSSKLKEPGFLTYAAILLAVCFLLIFYLSPRYGQSNILIYLTICSVIGAFSVSSVKGLGIAIKGFFAGRPVLQHPLTWILVIILVASITTQINYLNKSLDIFNTSLVFPIYYVLFTTIVITTSIILFKEWVSMTVVDIIGTVCGFLTIILGVFLLHAFKDMDISLGNLPQVLQSGQQAPVTRDDKNILIEVDNSSIAPEDKPKTLA, from the exons ATGGAGCCGCTGGAGAcgaacagcagctgcagcaacG GGTCTCTGGTCACCCTTTCATGCCTTTCCCATCGGGTCGTGTGCCAGGTGATCAACGATGTTGACCCAGCTGACTCTGCCCAGGACAATGGGACTTTGGGTAACTTCTGGGTAACACGGCTGGAAAGCAATTATGGATTCTACATTGGCCTGGGCTTGGCTGTCTTCTCCAGCTTCCTCATCGGAAGCAGCGTCATCCTCAAGAAGAAGGGGCTGCTACGGCTGGTGGAGAAGGGAGGCACGAGGGCAG GAGACGGCGGCCATGGCTACCTAAAGGACTGGCTCTGGTGGGCTGGCTTGTTAACCA TGGGTGGAGGGGAAGCTGCCAACTTCGCTGCCTATGCCTTTGCTCCTGCAACTATTGTCACGCCTCTGGGGGCTCTGAGCGTGCTCATAAG TGCCATCCTGTCTTCATATTCGCTTGGAGAAAGGCTCAACCTGCTGGGAAAGCTGGGCTGCATGCTGAGCCTCGTGGGCAGCACCGTGATGGTGATACATGCCCCAGAGGATGAGGAGGTCACCACTTTGGATGAAATGTCTTCTAAGCTGAAAGAGCCAG gTTTCCTCACTTATGCTGCGATCCTCTTGGCTGTCTGCTTCCTCTTGATCTTCTACCTCTCACCCCGCTATGGCCAGAGCAACATCCTCATCTACCTCACCATCTGCTCCGTTATCGGTGCCTTCTCCGTGTCATCAGTCAAGGGCCTGGGCATTGCCATTAAGGGCTTCTTTGCTGGCCGgcctgtgctgcagcacccGTTGACGTGGATCCTAGTCATCATACTGGTGGCATCCATCACTACACAAATTAACTACCTCAATAAGTCTCTAGACATTTTCAACACCTCTTTGGTGTTTCCCATCTACTATGTGCTGTTCACCACCATTGTCATCACAACTTCCATCATCCTCTTCAAGGAGTGGGTCTCCATGACTGTAGTGGACATCATTGGGACAGTTTGTGGCTTTCTCACCATcattttgggggtgtttttaCTCCATGCCTTCAAAGACATGGACATCAGTTTAGGGAATCTACCACAGGTCCTCCAGAGTGGACAGCAAGCGCCAGTCACCCGGGATGACAAGAACATCCTCATAGAGGTGGACAACTCCAGCATCGCCCCAGAGGATAAGCCCAAA aCGCTTGCATGA
- the NIPAL4 gene encoding magnesium transporter NIPA4 isoform X1, giving the protein MEPLETNSSCSNGSLVTLSCLSHRVVCQVINDVDPADSAQDNGTLGNFWVTRLESNYGFYIGLGLAVFSSFLIGSSVILKKKGLLRLVEKGGTRAGDGGHGYLKDWLWWAGLLTMGGGEAANFAAYAFAPATIVTPLGALSVLISAILSSYSLGERLNLLGKLGCMLSLVGSTVMVIHAPEDEEVTTLDEMSSKLKEPGFLTYAAILLAVCFLLIFYLSPRYGQSNILIYLTICSVIGAFSVSSVKGLGIAIKGFFAGRPVLQHPLTWILVIILVASITTQINYLNKSLDIFNTSLVFPIYYVLFTTIVITTSIILFKEWVSMTVVDIIGTVCGFLTIILGVFLLHAFKDMDISLGNLPQVLQSGQQAPVTRDDKNILIEVDNSSIAPEDKPKVFMIYT; this is encoded by the exons ATGGAGCCGCTGGAGAcgaacagcagctgcagcaacG GGTCTCTGGTCACCCTTTCATGCCTTTCCCATCGGGTCGTGTGCCAGGTGATCAACGATGTTGACCCAGCTGACTCTGCCCAGGACAATGGGACTTTGGGTAACTTCTGGGTAACACGGCTGGAAAGCAATTATGGATTCTACATTGGCCTGGGCTTGGCTGTCTTCTCCAGCTTCCTCATCGGAAGCAGCGTCATCCTCAAGAAGAAGGGGCTGCTACGGCTGGTGGAGAAGGGAGGCACGAGGGCAG GAGACGGCGGCCATGGCTACCTAAAGGACTGGCTCTGGTGGGCTGGCTTGTTAACCA TGGGTGGAGGGGAAGCTGCCAACTTCGCTGCCTATGCCTTTGCTCCTGCAACTATTGTCACGCCTCTGGGGGCTCTGAGCGTGCTCATAAG TGCCATCCTGTCTTCATATTCGCTTGGAGAAAGGCTCAACCTGCTGGGAAAGCTGGGCTGCATGCTGAGCCTCGTGGGCAGCACCGTGATGGTGATACATGCCCCAGAGGATGAGGAGGTCACCACTTTGGATGAAATGTCTTCTAAGCTGAAAGAGCCAG gTTTCCTCACTTATGCTGCGATCCTCTTGGCTGTCTGCTTCCTCTTGATCTTCTACCTCTCACCCCGCTATGGCCAGAGCAACATCCTCATCTACCTCACCATCTGCTCCGTTATCGGTGCCTTCTCCGTGTCATCAGTCAAGGGCCTGGGCATTGCCATTAAGGGCTTCTTTGCTGGCCGgcctgtgctgcagcacccGTTGACGTGGATCCTAGTCATCATACTGGTGGCATCCATCACTACACAAATTAACTACCTCAATAAGTCTCTAGACATTTTCAACACCTCTTTGGTGTTTCCCATCTACTATGTGCTGTTCACCACCATTGTCATCACAACTTCCATCATCCTCTTCAAGGAGTGGGTCTCCATGACTGTAGTGGACATCATTGGGACAGTTTGTGGCTTTCTCACCATcattttgggggtgtttttaCTCCATGCCTTCAAAGACATGGACATCAGTTTAGGGAATCTACCACAGGTCCTCCAGAGTGGACAGCAAGCGCCAGTCACCCGGGATGACAAGAACATCCTCATAGAGGTGGACAACTCCAGCATCGCCCCAGAGGATAAGCCCAAAGTATTCATGATCTACACCTAA